Proteins encoded in a region of the Prunus persica cultivar Lovell chromosome G4, Prunus_persica_NCBIv2, whole genome shotgun sequence genome:
- the LOC18780761 gene encoding uncharacterized protein LOC18780761, with amino-acid sequence MVSKSQSKEAQVSKGQSKDLAISKAQMNEAKALQSNSSKKMRLTSTSEKNPSSTTFDEESKSSRGINTMSRVVKRKIQKIKPVVEYNKRGKPHGKAAVEMHSYIGVLARTKVPLVDNKWTQLPKDIKEQIWEAVEMAYVVGQGGKKMVLLSAAKKWKDFKSTLTKKFILPFTNDKDKLKEPPKLYNFIKKSQWDAFVLQGYPQNLRLCILSSHREGKNASTTIGCLEKGMLVWRTN; translated from the coding sequence ATGGTTTCGAAATCTCAAAGTAAGGAGGCTCAAGTATCAAAAGGTCAAAGCAAGGACCTTGCAATTTCAAAGGCTCAAATGAATGAAGCCAAAGCACTTCAAAGCAATTcctcgaagaagatgagacTTACTTCAACCTCTGAGAAAAACCCTAGCTCAACAACATTTGATGAGGAGTCAAAATCTTCTCGTGGTATCAACACAATGAGCCGTGTTGTGAAAAGGAAAATCCAGAAGATTAAACCTGTAGTTGAGTATAATAAAAGGGGCAAACCACATGGCAAGGCTGCTGTTGAGATGCATTCTTACATTGGTGTTTTGGCACGCACCAAAGTCCCTCTTGTGGACAATAAATGGACTCAATtgcccaaggatataaaggagcagatttgggaagctgTTGAAATGGCTTATGTTGTTGGGCAAGGGGGCAAGAAGATGGTGCTATTGTCTGCcgccaaaaaatggaaggatttcaagtctacctTAACTAAGAAGTTTATCCTTCCATTCACAAATGACAAGGACAAGTTAAAAGAACCCCCTAAGCTATATAACTTCATAAAGAAATcgcaatgggatgcctttgtactTCAAGGTTATCCCCAGAATTTGAGGCTGTGCATTCTGAGCAGTCACAGAGAAGGGAAAAATGCGAGTACAACCATAGGTTGTCTCGAAAAGGGTATGTTGGTTTGGAGGACCAATTAG